One part of the Anaeromyxobacter sp. Fw109-5 genome encodes these proteins:
- a CDS encoding S1/P1 nuclease, which translates to MPRTNAALPLLCLAAAAVATAPATAAAWSEPGHRIVAAIAEERLGPSARRLVREVLGATPMSNADVAGWADAQRDPATRAWHYVNIPLAAAFDPARDCPREACVVAALERAIAELRDGEGAARRADAFRWLVHLVADVHQPLHAGDGRDRGGNDLPTRRERARGQPRPFHRVWDQDVLGPILRRRGTVAAARALARDIGPAEAARWAARPSPAEWADESHALARALYAELGPLPRDGRIVLLPREYADRQRARTELQLQKAGVRLAALLERIAAARAVRLGAAGR; encoded by the coding sequence ATGCCCCGCACGAACGCCGCCCTGCCTCTCCTCTGTCTCGCCGCCGCCGCCGTCGCGACCGCACCCGCGACGGCGGCGGCCTGGTCCGAGCCGGGGCACCGGATCGTGGCGGCGATCGCGGAGGAGCGGCTCGGCCCCTCCGCGCGGCGGCTCGTGCGGGAGGTCCTCGGCGCCACGCCCATGTCGAACGCCGACGTGGCCGGCTGGGCCGACGCGCAGCGCGATCCCGCGACGAGGGCCTGGCACTACGTGAACATCCCCCTCGCCGCGGCGTTCGACCCCGCCCGCGACTGCCCGCGCGAGGCGTGCGTGGTGGCCGCGCTCGAGCGCGCGATCGCCGAGCTGCGCGACGGCGAGGGCGCGGCCCGGCGCGCGGACGCGTTCCGCTGGCTCGTGCACCTCGTCGCGGACGTCCACCAGCCGCTGCACGCGGGCGACGGGCGCGACCGCGGCGGCAACGACCTGCCGACGCGGCGCGAGCGCGCCCGCGGGCAGCCGCGCCCGTTCCACCGCGTGTGGGATCAGGACGTGCTCGGGCCGATCCTCCGGCGGCGCGGCACCGTCGCCGCCGCCCGCGCGCTCGCCCGCGACATCGGACCCGCGGAGGCGGCGCGCTGGGCCGCGCGCCCCTCGCCCGCCGAGTGGGCGGACGAGTCGCACGCGCTCGCGCGCGCGCTGTACGCCGAGCTCGGGCCGCTCCCGCGCGACGGGCGCATCGTGCTCCTGCCGCGCGAGTACGCGGACCGGCAGCGAGCGCGAACGGAGCTGCAGCTCCAGAAGGCCGGCGTCCGGCTCGCCGCGCTCCTCGAGCGGATCGCGGCGGCGCGAGCGGTCCGGCTCGGCGCCGCCGGCCGCTGA
- a CDS encoding tripartite tricarboxylate transporter TctB family protein, translating to MSRGAVTPGGPRVQAPQNLAAGASLVALALFAWWAGAELETGTLRSMGPGMLPRAVTVLVGLTGLALVVLSLVKEGDPLGRWPLRGPFFVALAVVAFALSIRTVGLALAGPLVALVSGAASPETRWKELVVFAIVITAFCIGLFRYALHLPIPILVLPGFVI from the coding sequence GTGTCACGCGGGGCCGTGACGCCCGGGGGACCCAGGGTGCAGGCGCCCCAGAACCTCGCGGCGGGCGCGAGCCTCGTCGCCCTGGCGCTCTTCGCCTGGTGGGCGGGCGCCGAGCTCGAGACCGGGACGCTCCGCTCGATGGGCCCCGGCATGCTGCCGCGCGCCGTCACCGTCCTCGTCGGGCTCACCGGCCTGGCGCTCGTGGTGCTGTCGCTCGTGAAGGAGGGCGACCCCCTCGGCCGCTGGCCGCTGCGCGGCCCGTTCTTCGTGGCCCTGGCGGTGGTGGCCTTCGCGCTCTCGATCCGCACGGTGGGGCTGGCGCTGGCGGGGCCCCTCGTCGCGCTCGTGTCCGGCGCGGCCTCGCCCGAGACGCGCTGGAAGGAGCTCGTCGTCTTCGCGATCGTCATCACCGCCTTCTGCATCGGGCTGTTCCGGTACGCGCTGCATCTCCCCATCCCCATCCTCGTCCTGCCGGGCTTCGTGATCTGA
- a CDS encoding tripartite tricarboxylate transporter permease has product MSDLFQHLALGFSVALSAQNLLLALTGCFVGTLVGVLPGVGPIATITMLLPVTFGLDPVGAIIMLAGIYYGAQYGGSTTAILVNIPGEVTAVVTTLDGHEMAKQGRAGAALGVAALGSFFAGCVATLVVAAAAVPLTRVALLFGSAEYFSLMAAGLVFAIVLARGSLLKAIGMILVGLLLSTVGTDLETGVERMTFGYAPLADGLDFAVLAMGIFGLAEVLRNLEVTEHRDVVKRPIGRVLPSMAELRQSARPIVRGSLLGSALGVLPGNGAVLGPFASYALEKKLAKDPRRFGRGAIEGVAGPESANNAGAQTSFIPLLALGIPPNAVMALMVGAMTIHGIVPGPLVMTRNPSLFWGVVASMWIGNLMLLVINLPLVGVWVRLVKVPYRLMYPAILVFSCIGIYSVNNSPADVLFTAGLAVIGWALTKLGFETAPLLLGYVLGRLMEENLRRALAIARGDPAVFVQRPVSAALLAVAALVLILAVVPSLRKKRDEVFVE; this is encoded by the coding sequence GTGAGCGACCTCTTCCAGCACCTCGCGCTCGGCTTCTCGGTCGCGCTCTCCGCGCAGAACCTGCTGCTCGCGCTGACGGGCTGCTTCGTCGGCACGCTCGTGGGCGTGCTGCCCGGCGTCGGCCCCATCGCGACCATCACGATGCTGCTGCCGGTCACGTTCGGCCTCGATCCGGTGGGCGCGATCATCATGCTCGCGGGCATCTACTACGGCGCGCAGTACGGCGGCTCGACGACCGCCATCCTGGTGAACATCCCGGGCGAGGTGACCGCGGTGGTCACCACCCTCGACGGGCACGAGATGGCGAAGCAGGGCCGCGCCGGCGCCGCGCTGGGCGTCGCGGCGCTGGGGTCGTTCTTCGCCGGCTGCGTGGCCACCCTGGTGGTCGCCGCCGCCGCGGTGCCGCTCACGCGCGTCGCCCTGCTCTTCGGCTCCGCCGAGTACTTCTCCCTCATGGCGGCCGGGCTGGTGTTCGCCATCGTGCTCGCGCGCGGCTCGCTCCTCAAGGCGATCGGGATGATCCTCGTCGGCCTCCTCCTCTCCACGGTGGGGACCGACCTCGAGACGGGCGTCGAGCGCATGACCTTCGGGTACGCGCCCCTGGCGGACGGGCTCGACTTCGCGGTGCTCGCCATGGGCATCTTCGGGCTCGCCGAGGTGCTGCGGAACCTGGAGGTGACCGAGCACCGCGACGTGGTGAAGAGGCCGATCGGACGCGTGCTCCCGTCCATGGCCGAGCTCCGCCAGTCGGCGCGCCCCATCGTGCGCGGCAGCCTCCTCGGCTCCGCGCTGGGGGTCCTGCCCGGCAACGGCGCCGTGCTCGGCCCCTTCGCCTCCTACGCCCTCGAGAAGAAGCTCGCGAAGGACCCGCGCCGCTTCGGGCGCGGGGCCATCGAGGGCGTGGCCGGGCCCGAGTCGGCCAACAACGCGGGCGCGCAGACCTCGTTCATCCCGCTCCTCGCCCTGGGCATCCCGCCGAACGCGGTCATGGCGCTCATGGTCGGCGCGATGACGATCCACGGCATCGTGCCCGGGCCGCTCGTGATGACCCGCAACCCCTCGCTGTTCTGGGGCGTGGTCGCGAGCATGTGGATCGGCAACCTCATGCTGCTCGTCATCAACCTCCCGCTCGTCGGGGTGTGGGTGCGCCTCGTGAAGGTGCCCTACCGCCTGATGTACCCGGCCATCCTGGTGTTCTCCTGCATCGGGATCTACTCGGTGAACAACTCGCCCGCGGACGTGCTCTTCACCGCGGGGCTGGCCGTGATCGGCTGGGCGCTCACGAAGCTGGGCTTCGAGACCGCGCCGCTGCTGCTCGGCTACGTGCTCGGGCGCCTCATGGAGGAGAACCTGCGGCGCGCGCTCGCCATCGCGCGCGGCGATCCCGCCGTCTTCGTCCAGCGGCCGGTCAGCGCCGCGCTGCTGGCGGTGGCGGCGCTGGTCCTGATCCTCGCCGTGGTCCCCTCGCTGCGCAAGAAGCGCGACGAGGTCTTCGTGGAGTGA
- a CDS encoding tripartite tricarboxylate transporter substrate binding protein BugD — translation MEPRVWRFVKTLLAAVAAAALLAPASPRAAYPERPITMIVPFAAGGPTDVVARIVADDMSRTLGQQIVIENVAGAGGTTGITRASQAPPDGYTIMMGHMGTHGAAPAVYPNLKYDPVKDFAPIGLASGTPILIVARKDFPAKDLKEFMAYAKQNGSKLNEAHAGVGSVSFSTCTVFNSLVGVKPTRVVYRGTGPALNDLVAGQVDYMCDQIPSLVPQIQAGTIKAYAVALPERSPALPNVPTTKEAGLPEFQVSAWNAIFAPKGTPPEVTKKLNGALVKALKDPGTRKRLLDLGGDLSNEDAQTPEGLRKLVESEVARWSKALKGAGSAEAK, via the coding sequence ATGGAGCCGAGAGTGTGGAGGTTCGTGAAGACGCTGCTCGCCGCGGTGGCCGCCGCGGCGCTGCTCGCACCCGCCTCGCCGCGGGCCGCCTACCCCGAGCGGCCCATCACCATGATCGTCCCGTTCGCCGCGGGCGGTCCGACGGACGTCGTCGCCCGCATCGTCGCCGACGACATGTCGCGCACCCTCGGTCAGCAGATCGTGATCGAGAACGTCGCCGGCGCGGGCGGCACGACCGGCATCACGCGCGCGTCCCAGGCGCCGCCGGACGGCTACACCATCATGATGGGCCACATGGGCACGCACGGGGCGGCGCCCGCCGTCTACCCCAACCTCAAGTACGATCCGGTGAAGGACTTCGCGCCCATCGGCCTCGCCTCCGGCACGCCGATCCTGATCGTCGCCCGCAAGGACTTCCCGGCGAAGGACCTGAAGGAGTTCATGGCGTACGCGAAGCAGAACGGCTCGAAGCTGAACGAGGCGCACGCGGGCGTGGGCTCCGTCTCCTTCAGCACCTGCACGGTCTTCAACTCGCTCGTCGGCGTGAAGCCGACGCGCGTGGTCTACCGCGGCACCGGCCCCGCCTTGAACGACCTGGTCGCCGGACAGGTGGACTACATGTGCGATCAGATCCCGAGCCTGGTGCCGCAGATCCAGGCGGGGACCATCAAGGCGTACGCGGTGGCGCTGCCCGAGCGCTCCCCGGCGCTGCCGAACGTTCCCACCACCAAGGAGGCCGGCCTGCCGGAGTTCCAGGTGAGCGCCTGGAACGCGATCTTCGCGCCCAAGGGGACGCCCCCCGAGGTCACGAAGAAGCTCAACGGCGCGCTCGTGAAGGCGCTCAAGGATCCCGGCACGCGGAAGCGTCTCCTCGACCTCGGCGGCGACCTCTCCAACGAGGACGCCCAGACGCCGGAGGGGCTGCGCAAGCTCGTCGAGAGCGAGGTGGCGCGCTGGTCGAAGGCGCTGAAGGGCGCCGGCAGCGCCGAGGCCAAGTAG